The Candidatus Eisenbacteria bacterium genome window below encodes:
- a CDS encoding DUF58 domain-containing protein: MAQTSQRLLDPHFVSKLARLDLRARLVVEGFLTGLHKSPYHGFSVEFAEHRQYMPGDPLRHLDWKVLAKSDRKYLKQYEEETNLRATLLIDTSASMGYSSHGFSKLDYARQLAASLAYLMLRQKDAVGMFAFASGRGELIPPRSTPSHLRQLLVLLEGLEAAGGTDFASSLHALAERVRQRGLIIILSDLLDDPERIAGAIHHFRHRKHEVLVFHVLDPQEVAFQFEREATYIDLESGDRITTRPQELRGDYRSRVRGWMDRIREFCIEKQADYVSVTTELPYDRALLEYLSKRARLV, translated from the coding sequence ATGGCCCAAACGTCGCAGCGACTGCTCGACCCGCACTTCGTGTCGAAGCTCGCCCGACTCGACCTCCGGGCACGCCTCGTGGTCGAAGGGTTTCTCACCGGGCTCCATAAGAGCCCGTATCACGGGTTCAGCGTGGAGTTCGCGGAGCACCGCCAGTACATGCCGGGCGACCCCCTGCGCCACCTGGACTGGAAGGTGCTCGCGAAATCGGACCGCAAGTACCTCAAGCAGTATGAAGAGGAGACGAACCTCCGGGCGACGCTTCTCATCGACACGAGCGCGAGCATGGGCTACTCCTCGCACGGGTTCTCGAAGCTCGATTACGCCAGGCAGCTGGCGGCGTCGCTTGCTTACCTGATGCTCCGGCAGAAAGACGCGGTCGGGATGTTCGCGTTCGCGAGCGGCCGCGGCGAGCTGATCCCTCCGCGCTCCACACCGAGTCACCTGAGGCAGCTCCTCGTCTTGCTGGAGGGGCTGGAAGCGGCCGGGGGGACCGATTTCGCATCCTCCCTTCATGCGCTCGCGGAGCGGGTCAGGCAGCGCGGCCTGATCATCATCCTGTCCGATCTTCTGGATGATCCCGAGCGCATCGCGGGAGCGATCCATCATTTTCGGCACCGGAAGCACGAAGTCCTCGTGTTCCACGTGCTCGATCCGCAGGAGGTCGCCTTTCAGTTCGAGCGGGAAGCGACCTACATCGACCTGGAGAGCGGAGATCGGATCACGACGCGGCCCCAGGAGCTGCGCGGCGATTACCGCAGCCGCGTGCGCGGATGGATGGACCGCATCCGGGAGTTCTGTATCGAGAAGCAGGCCGACTACGTCTCGGTGACGACCGAATTGCCCTACGACCGCGCGCTTCTCGAATATCTCTCCAAGCGGGCCCGCCTGGTCTAA
- a CDS encoding ParB/RepB/Spo0J family partition protein, which produces MVRKALGRGLASLIPAAVKKEVSVAPELRPVEPRQGEIQHVLLSKVVRNPAQPRTQFDPSTIAELAASIRERGVLQPVLVRPSGGAFQIVAGERRFLAAREAGLETIPAIVRQFTDREALLIALIENVQRENLNPMDEARAYYKLAMEYGLPHDEIGERVGKDRSTVSNILRFNNLPEEIQGLLEAGSITSGHARALLALPSDKAQADLAKSAAAHGWSVRELEERVRRVGTTPSAGRSRKAPKRAFSSELMGLEDDLMRALGTRVRVTRRRGGTGSIFVDYHSEEELDRLVTLLRSLG; this is translated from the coding sequence ATGGTTAGGAAGGCGTTGGGTCGGGGGCTTGCATCGCTCATTCCGGCTGCCGTGAAGAAGGAGGTTTCGGTTGCGCCCGAGCTTCGGCCAGTGGAGCCGCGGCAGGGCGAGATCCAGCACGTCCTGCTCAGCAAGGTCGTCCGCAATCCCGCACAACCGCGAACCCAGTTCGATCCGAGTACCATCGCCGAGCTGGCAGCTTCGATTCGCGAGCGCGGCGTGCTCCAGCCCGTCCTGGTCCGGCCCTCGGGGGGCGCATTTCAGATTGTCGCGGGGGAGCGCCGATTCTTGGCGGCACGAGAGGCCGGGCTGGAAACAATCCCGGCGATCGTCCGCCAGTTCACCGATCGGGAGGCACTGCTGATCGCGCTGATTGAGAACGTCCAACGGGAAAATCTGAACCCGATGGATGAGGCGCGGGCATACTATAAGTTAGCAATGGAATATGGCCTTCCACACGATGAGATAGGGGAGCGGGTCGGGAAGGATCGCTCGACTGTTTCCAATATACTTCGCTTCAATAACTTGCCGGAAGAGATCCAGGGGCTCCTCGAGGCCGGGAGCATCACGTCGGGCCACGCCCGTGCCCTGCTCGCGCTCCCGAGCGATAAGGCCCAAGCCGATCTGGCGAAATCAGCCGCCGCGCACGGATGGTCGGTGCGTGAACTGGAGGAACGGGTCCGCCGTGTCGGAACCACTCCTTCGGCCGGGCGCTCGCGAAAGGCCCCCAAGCGCGCCTTTTCTTCGGAACTCATGGGGCTCGAAGACGATCTTATGAGAGCCCTGGGTACACGGGTGCGGGTTACCCGCCGCCGAGGGGGGACCGGCTCGATATTCGTCGATTATCACTCCGAAGAAGAGCTCGACCGTCTCGTCACGCTGCTTCGGTCCCTGGGGTGA
- a CDS encoding MoxR family ATPase, with product MTQAAPKDDLKLLDELKEARSAILVELRKVIVGQDTVVEQLLTVLFANGHCLLVGVPGLAKTLLVSTLSKILDLKFSRIQFTPDLMPSDITGTEILEDDPVTGRRAFKFIHGPIFANMVLADEINRTPPKTQAALLQAMQEYRVTAGGETYPLALPFFVLATQNPIEFEGTYPLPEAQLDRFMFHISVGYPTDQEEERIVATTTSAYEAEPKNVLAVDQILELQRLVRRIPVADHVVRYAVRLARASRPGPDSASFVRDWVSWGAGPRAAQYIVLGVKARAALHGRPTPSVEDAKAVAPSVLRHRIIPNFNAEADGISSLDIITKLLETTPSVDGKRS from the coding sequence ATGACGCAGGCCGCGCCGAAGGACGACCTCAAGCTGCTCGACGAGCTGAAGGAGGCTCGAAGCGCCATTCTGGTCGAGTTGCGCAAGGTGATCGTGGGTCAGGATACAGTCGTGGAGCAGCTCCTGACCGTTCTCTTCGCGAACGGCCATTGCCTCCTCGTGGGGGTGCCCGGGCTCGCCAAGACGCTCCTCGTTTCGACGTTGTCGAAGATCCTCGACCTCAAGTTCAGCCGGATCCAATTCACTCCGGATCTCATGCCCTCCGACATCACCGGCACCGAGATTCTGGAGGACGACCCGGTGACCGGACGGCGCGCATTCAAGTTCATCCACGGGCCTATCTTCGCGAACATGGTGCTTGCGGACGAAATCAATCGGACGCCCCCGAAGACCCAAGCCGCGCTTCTTCAGGCGATGCAGGAGTACCGGGTCACGGCGGGGGGAGAGACCTACCCGCTCGCGCTCCCGTTCTTCGTGCTCGCGACGCAGAACCCGATCGAGTTCGAAGGGACGTACCCGCTCCCCGAAGCCCAGCTGGATCGTTTCATGTTCCACATCTCGGTGGGCTATCCGACCGACCAGGAGGAGGAGCGCATCGTCGCGACGACGACGAGCGCCTACGAGGCCGAGCCCAAAAACGTGCTCGCGGTCGATCAAATCCTGGAGCTGCAGCGCCTTGTCCGGCGAATTCCCGTCGCGGATCACGTCGTGCGCTACGCCGTCCGGCTGGCGCGCGCATCGCGGCCGGGGCCGGACAGCGCCTCGTTCGTCCGCGACTGGGTGAGCTGGGGCGCGGGGCCGCGCGCCGCCCAGTACATCGTCCTCGGGGTGAAGGCGCGCGCGGCGCTCCACGGGCGTCCGACGCCAAGCGTGGAGGATGCCAAAGCGGTCGCGCCCTCCGTGCTGCGGCATCGCATCATCCCCAACTTCAACGCGGAAGCCGACGGCATCTCGAGCCTCGACATCATCACAAAGCTCCTCGAGACCACTCCCAGCGTCGACGGCAAGCGCTCGTAG